From the Cyanobium sp. M30B3 genome, the window GCAAATTGCCGGTTTTCATGCCTCGGCATTGGTGCCCCTTTTCTAAGTAGCTAATCTGTCATCTCCAATTGTAGACGTGCCTGGAATTGCAGTACTGCGGCTTATTGCCCGCCGCTCTCCGGTCCTAGGTGGCCCAGGATTATTGGAATGGATGCCTCCCAGTCGACGACAGTCTCGTTGCAGTTTATTTCTTTTGTCAGGTATCTCCCAGCAATACGAGCTGAGTCAACTGGCCTGATGTGAAGGCTGTTGGTCGGTGATATGCAGCGCGTCGTTGGTGCAACTGCTGTATTCCAGATTCTCTGTATGCTTTGTATGTTGTTGTAAGGACGCGGCAGTTCGCATAGCAGGATGTGGGTGTGGTATTGGAGTTCTGATTTACCCTTTTCATGAAAGACCAGCATTGGTGAAAGCTGTTGGTTGTGTTTGCGTAAATCATTAACTCCCCAGACTGCCCTTATCAGTCGATTGCGTACTGCACGTGCGTCACTGCTTACTTTGATGATGTCATTTCGCCTTCTGGTTATGGCTGTGTCTGCGCTGACAGCGGCCCATGTTAAGTGGTTGTTTGGAACACGATATCCCCACTTTATGCCAGGTTCTGCGACTCTCCATCCCCGCTGGTATGGATTCCAGTAGTGGAATGTCAGCATCCAGGCAGGTTTGAAGCCGAGCGCTACTTGAGAGCTGATGTATTGCTCTGTTGCTTGTCTGAGGGCGTGATCGGCGTATGTGCGTTGATTTGACATATGCGGATTTGATCTTTTGCGGGACAGGGGGATAGGGGAGGAGGTAGTCCCTGTGGTGGGACAGGGGGATAGGGGAGGAGGGAGGGAGGGGGATTTGTCTCAGGTACGAGCGGGAGTGGATGAAAAGAGAGAAAAGGACGAATGAGTCAGTTTCAACTATTTCAAAGCACTGCAAAACCATTGGCACCTTGTGCCTGCAATCTGAGCCATGGATCTGATTGGGCTATCGCGACTATCCGAGCGCGAAATCAGAAGCAATGGGTTGTTGTCCTCATCCTTGAATTGCGAATCACCTCCTTTGGCGTCTTCTACCTTCCTTTCAACACCTGCTGCAAAAAGTGCAGCGATGACATCATGGAAGGCGTGTGAAGCTGTGCCACAAAGCCGCTTCTCTGTCTTTACGAGTCTAGATCAAAATCCGCAGACTGCGAGTCCCTCGCTGTCTGGCTGCCGTCTTGAAACTGAACCCAACTGCTCTCATCACCACCCAGAAATCCGGAGTTGGACTCATATCCAGAACTAAACTTGACGGCTTATGGGCTTGCCTGGGCCTGGAAATAAGTCGCAAGCGAGTTTGGGTTTATTCCGATTCGGTTTTCAGCTATGAAGCGTCCGCTTTTCGGTGCACGATCGTGCCAGAGACGCCGAGCACATTCTTCATTAAGTCCTTTGCAAACTCTGACCCTTTTGCCGCCATTTCCAGCAGACGAGCTTTATTGGAATATCGTTGCTGCTTGCTTATGCCATTAAGGGCTAACTCGGCGTATTTTAGGGCTGATATTACATCCAGGCTGGATTTCGTCGCACCTGATTTAGCAGCCTTTAGAGTGGTAAGAGGAAGGTTGCTCAGCTCTTCTTTTGATATATGATGCGGATTGATGATTTTGTTGACCTGCTGTCTTGCTTCCTCCAAACGAGCGGCTTGCCACTGCTCTGTTGTCTGCTCTTCGATATGCTCCCAGCCATTAAGATGAATGATCTGAGTTTTGATGTTTAACGCGGCCAGTGCCTCATGGATAGCCGTATTGATGGCTAATTCATCCATTGCACAAGTGTCTTGGCCCATGGCAATGGCGATTGGCACCAAATGGAATAGCGGTGCCTTCTTGGTTTCTTCCTCGCTCCGTGCCCTTCTCCATGCTGCGAGTGCTCTGTAAGTTAGGCGAGGATTGATCAGTCCATTGGCCAGAGCTTCTTGCAGTTCTTCACCGCTGCAGCGGGCTAGCAAGGCAAGGGTGGAGAAATTAGCCGGCAGGCGGCCGACCATCTCTGGGCTATAGAGCGCTTCGGCTTGGCCCAGACCTACGACTTTTGACCAAGTGTCTGGGTGAATGTCCAGGCCTTGGATCCATTGGGACCGTAGGCCAGGATCCTGACGCTGCTTGTCGATCTCAGCAGCCGACTTGGCAAGAGCCAGGATCTCGGATGGAGTCTCGCCGTAGCGTCCTTGCTGGAGCCTGGCGATCAGGTCAGAGGTTTCCATGTCCCCAGCATGGCACGACCAGAGACGTGGCGGGTCCAGTCGCTGATCTGTCCAGGCCTGATACCCGCCACAGTGGCGGTCGCGCCAGTCTCGGGAGACGTTCAGCCCTGTGTGCCCCATGGCGACCCTGTTGACCCGCGCAGACCTTTGTCGGCTCTTCTCGATCAGTTCCTCAACTCTGGATCGATGGATAGCCAGTGGCCGTATTCCCCCCGCTACCCATCGGTTTGGGTACCGATCACCTCGCTGGAGTCGAGAGAGTATAGATTCCGTCCTTAAGTCGGCACAGGGTGAGATATTTCGGTGATTTCCTAGTCAGGCAGGCTCATCCCTGCTCCCTCCAGCATGTCTCCCCAGACCTGCATTAAGGCGGTACGTTCCTCGATATATTCAGCGCGGTTGTAAGCCGCGGCGACCTTGCTCTCAGGCACATGGGCCAGTTGCCGGTCAATGTGCAAGCGATCGACCTTGCGCTCTTCCTGCAGGGCTGTCATGGCAAGCGCTCGGAATCCATGGGCACACATCTTGCCTTTATAGCCCATGCGGCTGATAACCATGTTGAGGGTCATATTGCTGATGTGGCCGCTGCTGGAGCGGCTGCTGGAGAAGACGTGGCTGTGGTGACTACTGATCTGCTGTTGGTGACGCAGCACGGAGAGGGCCTGGGTGCTGAGCGGCACGATGTGATCACGGTTATGGCCCCGGCGTCCTTTCATCCGAGCCGCTGGGATCAGCCACTGGCGCCTTTCCCAGTCAATTTCATCCCAGCGCATGCCGATCAGCTCACCTGGCCGGACAAAGGTCAGGGCCTGGAGCCGTAGGGCGTTGTACGTCTGCGCATCCATCAGCTTGCTGTAGTGCTCTGCGGCGCCCCAGAACTCCGGTACCTCATCCCAGGGCAGGGAGGGGTAGTGCTTTTTAACGGTACGTATTGCCAGGCCCTTTGTGGCACCAGCCAGAGGGTTGAGCTCGGCCCACCCATTGATCACGGCATGCTCCAGCACCTGAACGGCGATGCTCAAGCACCTGCGAGCCGTTTCCGCTTTACCGGCAGCCTCAAGTGGAGCGATCATCCGGCGGGCGTGGGGGGCACGGATTTCCTCGACACGGAGCTGGCCCAGGGCCGGCAGGACATGAAGCCGGAGCTTGGAGAGCACATCGCCCTTGTGTCGCTCGCTCCAATGCTGTTGCCTCCCCGACCAGTCCATGGCAGCCCCCTCGAAGCGTGAGGTGCCATCCATCACGCTCAGGCTGTCGGACTTCTCCTTCTTCACCTGGCGAGGGTCTCTGCCGCTCTGCCTGATCGCCTCCCACTCGACCCGTGCCTGTCGCGCCTCCTTGAGGCTTAGACCGTCCTTTCCATTGGCTTTGCAGCGGCCCAGTCTCAGATCACACTGCTGTTGCTCGGGGCCCTTGAGGGGCCAGTGGAAGCGCCAGTTCCAGTATTTCCGCCCCTGGGCGTCCACCTCAAGGTGAAGACCATGCCCATCGGAGAGGCGGTAGCGCTTCCCAGTCGCCCCGGCAGCCTCCACTTTTTTTGCAGTTAGAGCCATTGATCCTGTCCCAACACTGCCTCACCCTACCCCAATTTCTGCCCCAATAAAAGCGTGGGCTCTAACGGGTTTCGATGGGTCTCGGTGGGGTCAGCGGTCAAAGAAAAACCCCTGCCGTAGCAGGGGTTGTGGGGATGTCTCGGGATTATTGAGTATCGGGTTAGACGGAGAGGGTGGGATTCGAACCCACGGAAGGTTGCCCTTCAAACGATTTCGAGTCGTTCGCTTTCGACCACTCAGCCACCTCTCCAGGTGGTGCGCCCAGGTCGACCCGGGAACGGACCGGAGCCGATGACAGACGTTGGGGTACTTTACGGAGCCGTCAGCCCAGGGCCTGCTGCAGGGAGCCGCTGCCGCCGCTGGCACGCCAGCCGGCGGGGAAGTCGCCGCTGGCCTCGCCGCTGATCCAGACGCGGGGCGGGGCCTGGCCCTGCAGCCAGCGCCGCTCCCGGGGACGCGGCCGGAAGCCCAGCCACACCCCATCGGCCTGCAGCGGCTGCCGTTCCTCCTGCCAGCTCCAGAGGTCCTGGGGGTCGGGCAACAGCAACCAGCGGCGCTGGCCCACCGCCAGCTGCAGGCCGCGGCTGGAGCTGGCGAACGGCTCGGCGCTGAGACCCGGACTGGCCAGCCGCTGGCCGGGATGGATGGGCAGGCTGCCATCGGCGGAGGCCAGCACCAGGCCCGCCTGCTCCTGCCAGCAGACCGGCGGAGACGGGGCCAGCGGGTCGAGCAGCAGCACCCAGTCGAAACGGGACACCCCCAGGCCGGCGGCCAGTTGGCGGGCCTGGTGGCAGCTGTAGCCGTCGGCCTGCAGGGCCACCAGGGCCGCCCGGCCGCGGTGGCGGGCCAGCACCAGGTCGCGGCCGCCCTGGTGCACCAGCAGCAGCTGATCAGCCCGCAGGGCAGCCAGGTGCAGCACCGCCACCAGGGCGATCGCCGCCGGAGCCAACCGCCGCCAGCGCCGGGCCAGATCGGGCAGCAGCAGGCCCAGCATCCCCGCGGCCAGCAACAGCACCAGGACAGGACTGGGCCGCCCCAGCTGCCATTGGGCCATCGGCAGGCCGGCCACCAGACGCACCACCGCCAGCAGCAGACCGGCCAGGGCGGCCAGGGGCGGCAGCAGCAGGCCCAGCAGCGACGGCAGCACCACCGCCAGCAGGGCCAGGGTCATGGCGCCCAGGGTGAGGGGCGTGAGCAGGGGCGCGGCCAGCAGGTTGGCCAGCAGGGCATAGAGGGGCACCACGCCGAAGTGCAGCAGCTGCAGCGGCAGGGTGTAGAGACAGGCGGCCAGGGGAACGGCCACCGCCGGCGCCAGCCAGGAGCCGCACCAGAGCGGCAGCCAGCGCTTCAGGCCCTGCTCCAGGGGGCCGGCGCTGAGCACCAGGGCCGCCGTGGCCACCACGCTCAGCTGAAATCCCACGGCCACCAGCCAGCGGGGCCAGATCAGCAGCAACAGCAGGGCGCTGGCCAGCAGCACCGCCAGGGGCTGGGCGCGCCGGCCGCACTCCAGCGCCACCAGGCTGATGCCTGACATCAGCACGGCCCGCAGCACCGAGGGCTGGGGCCCGGCCAGCAGCACGAACAGCCCCATGGCGCCCCCCAGCAGCAGCAGGCGCGGCAGCCGCGGCAGGCGCCGGGCCAGGGGCAGCACCGCCCCCAGCAGCACGCTGAGGTGAAAGCCCGAGGCCGCCAGGGCATGGGAGAGGCCGGCGACACGGAACAACTCGCGCAGCTCCGCCGGCAGGGGCACCACGGCGCTGCCGAGCACCAGGGCGGCCAGCACGCCGCCGCGCTCCGGGCCGGCCCGCCCGATCAGGGCGGCGGCCAGGCGACGGCGCAGGTCGGCGATGGGGGTGGGTGGCCGCTCCAGCACCTGCCACTCGCGCACCCGCAACTGGCTGGCAGCCTGCTGCTGGCCCAGGCGTTCGGCGGCACCGGAGAGCAGCGGATGGGCCGCCGGACGGGGCAGGCGCAGCCGCCCCCACACCCGCAGCTGCCAGCCCTGCTGGGGCGCCGGGTCGGGGCAGGGACTGAACTGGAGCTCCGTGCGGCCCACCGGCAACTGCAGCAGGGCGGTGCAGCGGCTGCCATCGGTGCTGGCACGGGGATCGGCCAGCAGCCACCCCTGCAGGGCCAGCTCGGGCGGCGCCGCGTCGGCGGCCAGCAGGCGGGCGGGATCGCCCGGCTGCAGCGGCAGGGACTGCCCACTCACCACGGCCGCCCGCAGCAGCACCAGGGCAAGCAGCAGGGCCCAGACCCCGGCCGCGACCCAGCCCGCCCTGCGATCTGCCCTGTCCATGCCCGTGCTGCGTCACTGTCGGCAGGGTTGCCACCGGCAGCGACCAGCAGCTGCCAGGAGTGGGCTCCTAAAAGCGCGGCAGCTGCAGCAGCAGCTCGCAGAGCTGGGCGCTAGGCATCTCCTGGCCCAGCAGCGGCGCCACCAGGGAGGCCACCGGCCTCAGGCGGCAGGGCCAGAAGGCGCGCTCACTGAGGCGGCCCAGCTGGAAGCTGCCCAGCAGCAGCACCGCCAGCAGCAGCATGCGGGGGGCCTTGGCCATCAGCAGGGATCAGCCGGGGAGGGGGCCGGCTCGCCCTTGAGCAGCGGGAAGCCCAGGGCCTCGCGCTCGGCCAGCCAGGCCTCGGCCACCTGGCGGGCCAGGGTGCGGATGCGGCCGATGGTGGCGGTGCGCTCGGTGACCGAAATCACACCGCGGGCCTCCAGCAGGTTGAAGGTGTGGCTGCACTTGAGCACGAAGTCCAGCGCCGGAGCGGGCAGCTTGCGGGCCACCAGATCGGCCGCCTCCGCCTCGTAGAGGGCGAACAGCTGCTGCAGCCGCTCCGGGTTGGCGGCCTCGAAGTTGTACGTGCACTGGCCCTTCTCGAACGGCAGCCAGATGTCGCCGTAGGAGCGCTCGCCGTTCCAGCTCAGATCCCAGATGCTCTCCACGTCCTGGAGGTACATGGCCAGGCGCTCGAGGCCGTAGGTGATCTCGATCGACACCGGCCGGCAGTCGAGGCCGCCGCACTGCTGGAAGTAGGTGAACTGGGTGACTTCCATGCCGTCGAGCCACACCTCCCAGCCCACGCCCCAGGCGCCGAGCGTGGGCGACTCCCAGTTGTCCTCCACGAAGCGGATGTCGTGGTCCTTGGCACGGATGCCGAGCGCTTCGAGGGAGGCCAGGTAGGTCTCCTGGATGCCGTCGGGCGACGGCTTGATCAGCACCTGGTACTGGAAATAGTGCTGGGCCCGGTTGGGGTTGTCGCCGTAGCGGCCGTCGGTGGGGCGGCGGCAGGGCTCGGGGTAAGCAACGGCCCACGGCTCCGGCCCGATCGCCCGCAGCACCGTGTGGGGACTCATCGTGCCGGCGCCCTTCTCGGTGTCGTAGGGCTGCAGCAACAGGCAGCCCTGATCCGCCCAGAAGCGGTTCAGGGTGCTGATGATGTGCTGGAAGTGCATGGTGGCGGCGTGTGGAACACGGCCGGAGCCGGCGCTGTCATTGTTCCAGTGCGCCGGTTCCAGTGCGCCGGTTCCAGTGCGCCGGTTCCAGTGCGCCGGCTGGCGGGGGTCAGGCGGCGGGGATGCGCAGCTTCTGGCCGGGGAAGATCAGGTCGGGATCCTCGATCACCTCGCGGTTGGCCGCGAAGATCTCGGTGTAGCGGGCGCCGTTGCCGTAGGCCCGCTCGGCGATGCCCCAGAGGGTGTCGCCCTGCTCCACCAGGATGAAGGTGGACTCGCTGCCATCGGGCTTCTGCAGGGCAGCGGCCTCCACCTGGCCCACCCCCTCCACGTTGCCGGCGATCAGCACGGCCTTCTCGAAGGCGGCCTGGTCGGCAGCGCTGCCGGCGATGGTGACGGTCTCGCCGTCCACAGCCACCTGCAGGCCCTGCACGCCGGGATTGTTCTTCTCCACGTGCTGCTTGAGCTTCTCAGCCGCCTTGGCGGAATCCTCGCCGCGGTTGAACACTTTCTTGCCGATGTTGCCGGCGAACTTGAACAGGGGAACACCCATGAACAGGAGGGAGAGACTGCAGGGAGGCTAGGCAGATGCGGCAGTTCGGGCCACCGGTTCAGCGGCCTCCCCCTGATCGAGGCACACCACCCGGTCGCGGCCCTCCCGCTTGGCCCGGTAGAGGGCCTGATCGGCCCGCAGCAGCAGCTCCTGATCCGTTTCCCCCGGCCGGAAGGTGGTGACACCGCAGCTGATGGTGGGGTTGGCTGGCAGGTGAATGGGCTCGCTGCGCAGGGCCTGGCGCAGGGCTTCCCCCCGCTCGATGGCCTGGGCCGCGCCGCAGCCCGGCATCAGGATCAGAAACTCCTCGCCCCCCCAGCGGAACACCCGATCACAACGGCGAATCGCGCGCTGCAGCCGGCCGGCCACGTGCTGGATCACCTGGTCGCCGAGGGCGTGGCCATGGGTGTCATTGATGGCCTTGAAGAAGTCGATGTCGAGCAACAGCAACGCCAGGGGCTGCTCCCGCCGGATCGCCTCCTGCACCAGCTCGGCGAACAGGGGATCAAAGGCGGTGCGGTTGAGCAGGCCGGTGAGCTTGTCGGTGTTGGCCTGCAGCTGCAGACGGCGCTGGTAACTGCCCACGGTGGCGTTGGCCAGCAGCAGCACCACCGCCGACACCAGCAGGGCGATCAGCAGGTTCCGCCACAGGATCGGCAGCAGGGCATCCTGGCGAGGGTCGGTGTTCTGGAGCACCACCAGCACCCAGCCCAGCTCGGGAATCTGGCGGCTGTTCACGAACAGCTGCCCCTGGCCCTGGCCGAGCTGCAGGGAGGCCTGGGGTTCCCGCAACAGCCGGGCGGCATGGGGAGCCAGACCCGGCACCGCCTGCAGGCTCCCGGGCGCCTGCGGACCGCTTGGGGCCTCGGAAGCGAGCAACACCCGGCCATCGCGCGCCACCAGCAGCACCCGGGCCCCATAGCGCCGCTGGTAGGCGCTGAGCTCCCGCGACAGCTCGCGCACGTCGATGCCCAGCCCGATGGCGCCGATCAGGCGGCCGGCCCGGTCCTCCACCCGGAAGTTGGAGAAGGCGGTGACCCGATCGGGATCGGCCGTGTCGCGGTCGATGTTCACCTCAAAGGGAACGGCCGAGCTGCGCAGCCGGTAGTACCAGCGGTCGCCCGGGTCGGTGGCGGAGACAGACTTGAGCACCCCCTCGGGGTGGTAGTACCGGCCGCTGCGCTCGGACACGAAGAAGGCGGTGGTGACGCGGTACTGGCGGAGCACATCGCGCAGGTACTGCACCATCCGGTCGCGATCGCGCTCGCCGTCCGCCACCCACTGCTGCAGGAAGGTGTTGCGGGCCATCGAGGACGACACCAGCACCGGTCGGGTGAGGCTGCGCTCCAGATCGGCGGAGATCGCCTTGGCGGTGAGCGGCAGGGTGGAGTTGGCCAGCTGGCGGTGGAGGGTGCCGCGCACGCTGAAATAACTCAGGGCGCTGGTGCCACCGAAACCGAGCAGCAGCAGCAGGCCCATGGTGGGCAGGAAGGGAAAGCGCTGCAGGGGGGCCAAGTCGCGTGGACTCGGGACAGGGAACCGCTGGGCTGGGACAGGACGGCAGATCGGGTTCAGAGCGCGCTGGCAGATGCCTTGCCTGGATGGGGCTCGAAACCTGAGCGTTGCATAGCCCTTCCAGATTAATCGCTGTAACTGATGTAGCCCGATGGCCAGCAGACCTGCTGAACCGCGCTACGCCACCAGCTGCAGCAAGCCCATCAGGCCAGCGGCCAGGGGGCGGTGCCGGGCGTGGCTGAACCCGGCCTCGCCGGCCAGGGCCTCCTGCTCGGGGCCGGTGGGAAAGCGCCGCAGGCTCGCCTCCAGGTAGGCGTAGTGCTCGCTCACGCCGAAGCGCTCGGCGGTGGGCACCACCAGCTGCCGCAGGTAGAGGCGCTGAAAGCTGGCCGCGGGCTCGCCGGGACGGTTGAAATCGAGCACCGCCGCCCGGCCGCCGGGCCGCAGCAGGCGGCGCAGTTCCAGCAGGCCGGCGCCCGGATCGGCCAGGTTGCGCAGCCCGTAGGCCATCACGGCAGCGTCGGCCGAGGCGGCGGGCAGGCCGGTGGCCAGGGCATCCCCCTGCTGCCAGTGCAGCGGCAGCCAGGGCTGGCGCCGGCCGCGGGCAGCGGCGATCGCCAGGGGCTCAGCGGCGGCATCGAGGCCCAGCACCGCGCCCCCCGGCCGCACCCGGGCGGCCAGCAGCAGGGCCAGATCGCCGGTGCCGCAACAGAGATCGAGCAGCCGCTGGCCGGCGGAGGGCTGGATCCAGGCCAGGGCCTGGCGCTTCCAGAGGCGATGCAGGCCGAGGCTGAGCAGGTCGTTGAGCTGGTCGTAGCGCGGGGCGATCTGATCGAACAGCTGCTGCACCGCGGCGGGATCGCCGGGGCTAAAACTGCCCATCCCAGGGCAGCTCGAAGGAGGCCGGCAAGGAGCGGGGCAGTGCGGCGTCAGCCGGGTCGGCGGGGTTCAGCGGGCTGGGCAGGGAGCCAAGGGCCCCCCACTCGGGCCCGGTGAGGGTGATCACCATCACGGTGGCCAGGCCCACGGCGGCGGAGCACACCATGCAGCCGGCCAGCATCAGCGAGAACTCCTGGCGGTCGTTGGCGGCCTGCATGAGCTGCAGGGCCCAGGCCACCAGGGCGATCACCGCAACCACCAGCAGCAGGGCGATCATCGAGGGGAGTGGGGCGTGCAGGACGGCCACGGGGGGGCGGCGGTGGGGGCTGTAGCTGAGAGCAATGTAACGGGGAGTAACGGGGGGCTGCGTTGCTCACCCCTGGGGGTCGGTGGTGAGCGGCCGGATCGGCAGGCCCCGGGCCAGCAGGTCCCGCTTGATCTGCTCCACCGAGAGCACGCCATCATGCAGAAGGGAGGCCAGCAGGGCGGCCGCCGCATGGCCGCCGTCGGCCCTGGCGCTGATCGCCGCGGCGATGTGGTCGATGCAGCCGGCGCCACCGGAGGCGATCACGGGCACGTCCACCGCATCGGCCACCGCCCGGGTGAGGGCCAGGTCGTAGCCGGCCTGGGTGCCGTCGCCATCCATGGAGGTGAGCAGGATCTCGCCGGCGCCGAGGGCCACCACCCGCTCAGCCCAGGCCACCGCATCCAGGCCGGTGTTCTCGCGGCCGCCCTTCACGTACACATCCCAACCCCCGCCCTCCCTGGCGCGGGCGTCGATCGCCACCACGATGCACTGGCAGCCGAAGCGCTCGGCGCCGCGGGCCACCAGCTCCGGATCGCGCACGGCCGAGGAGTTGAGGCTCACCTTGTCGGCGCCGGCGCGCAGCAGCGCGGTGATGCCCTCCACGCTGCTGATACCGCCGCCCACGGTGAAGGGGATGGTCACGGCCTCGGCGGTGCGGCGCACCAACTCCACCAGGGTGCCGCGGCCCTGGTGGCTGGCGGCGATGTCGAGGAACACCAGCTCATCGGCCCCGGCGGCGCTGTAGCGGCAGGCCAGCTCCACCGGATCGCCGGCGTCGCGCAGGCCCACGAAGTTCACCCCCTTCACCACCCGGCCATCGGCCACGTCGAGGCAGGGAATGATGCGCTTGGCAACCATGGAGGGCGGGCAGCGGAAGGGGCTGGGGAATGGGACAGGGGTTGGAGCGGGTCCTGGCAGGGACTCGCTGTTAGGGTTGCGCCACTTTTCAGTCGCGCCGCCCCATGGCCCAGGCTGCCACGATCAACGTCGGTTCCAAGGTGCGCATTGCCCGCGTGCGCGACCGCATCCCCGCCGACCTGGTGACGGCTCTC encodes:
- a CDS encoding helix-turn-helix domain-containing protein encodes the protein MATLLTRADLCRLFSISSSTLDRWIASGRIPPATHRFGYRSPRWSRESIDSVLKSAQGEIFR
- a CDS encoding tyrosine-type recombinase/integrase, whose translation is MALTAKKVEAAGATGKRYRLSDGHGLHLEVDAQGRKYWNWRFHWPLKGPEQQQCDLRLGRCKANGKDGLSLKEARQARVEWEAIRQSGRDPRQVKKEKSDSLSVMDGTSRFEGAAMDWSGRQQHWSERHKGDVLSKLRLHVLPALGQLRVEEIRAPHARRMIAPLEAAGKAETARRCLSIAVQVLEHAVINGWAELNPLAGATKGLAIRTVKKHYPSLPWDEVPEFWGAAEHYSKLMDAQTYNALRLQALTFVRPGELIGMRWDEIDWERRQWLIPAARMKGRRGHNRDHIVPLSTQALSVLRHQQQISSHHSHVFSSSRSSSGHISNMTLNMVISRMGYKGKMCAHGFRALAMTALQEERKVDRLHIDRQLAHVPESKVAAAYNRAEYIEERTALMQVWGDMLEGAGMSLPD
- a CDS encoding ComEC/Rec2 family competence protein, which encodes MDRADRRAGWVAAGVWALLLALVLLRAAVVSGQSLPLQPGDPARLLAADAAPPELALQGWLLADPRASTDGSRCTALLQLPVGRTELQFSPCPDPAPQQGWQLRVWGRLRLPRPAAHPLLSGAAERLGQQQAASQLRVREWQVLERPPTPIADLRRRLAAALIGRAGPERGGVLAALVLGSAVVPLPAELRELFRVAGLSHALAASGFHLSVLLGAVLPLARRLPRLPRLLLLGGAMGLFVLLAGPQPSVLRAVLMSGISLVALECGRRAQPLAVLLASALLLLLIWPRWLVAVGFQLSVVATAALVLSAGPLEQGLKRWLPLWCGSWLAPAVAVPLAACLYTLPLQLLHFGVVPLYALLANLLAAPLLTPLTLGAMTLALLAVVLPSLLGLLLPPLAALAGLLLAVVRLVAGLPMAQWQLGRPSPVLVLLLAAGMLGLLLPDLARRWRRLAPAAIALVAVLHLAALRADQLLLVHQGGRDLVLARHRGRAALVALQADGYSCHQARQLAAGLGVSRFDWVLLLDPLAPSPPVCWQEQAGLVLASADGSLPIHPGQRLASPGLSAEPFASSSRGLQLAVGQRRWLLLPDPQDLWSWQEERQPLQADGVWLGFRPRPRERRWLQGQAPPRVWISGEASGDFPAGWRASGGSGSLQQALG
- the glyQ gene encoding glycine--tRNA ligase subunit alpha — encoded protein: MHFQHIISTLNRFWADQGCLLLQPYDTEKGAGTMSPHTVLRAIGPEPWAVAYPEPCRRPTDGRYGDNPNRAQHYFQYQVLIKPSPDGIQETYLASLEALGIRAKDHDIRFVEDNWESPTLGAWGVGWEVWLDGMEVTQFTYFQQCGGLDCRPVSIEITYGLERLAMYLQDVESIWDLSWNGERSYGDIWLPFEKGQCTYNFEAANPERLQQLFALYEAEAADLVARKLPAPALDFVLKCSHTFNLLEARGVISVTERTATIGRIRTLARQVAEAWLAEREALGFPLLKGEPAPSPADPC
- the lysM gene encoding peptidoglycan-binding protein LysM; this encodes MGVPLFKFAGNIGKKVFNRGEDSAKAAEKLKQHVEKNNPGVQGLQVAVDGETVTIAGSAADQAAFEKAVLIAGNVEGVGQVEAAALQKPDGSESTFILVEQGDTLWGIAERAYGNGARYTEIFAANREVIEDPDLIFPGQKLRIPAA
- a CDS encoding GGDEF domain-containing protein; protein product: MAPLQRFPFLPTMGLLLLLGFGGTSALSYFSVRGTLHRQLANSTLPLTAKAISADLERSLTRPVLVSSSMARNTFLQQWVADGERDRDRMVQYLRDVLRQYRVTTAFFVSERSGRYYHPEGVLKSVSATDPGDRWYYRLRSSAVPFEVNIDRDTADPDRVTAFSNFRVEDRAGRLIGAIGLGIDVRELSRELSAYQRRYGARVLLVARDGRVLLASEAPSGPQAPGSLQAVPGLAPHAARLLREPQASLQLGQGQGQLFVNSRQIPELGWVLVVLQNTDPRQDALLPILWRNLLIALLVSAVVLLLANATVGSYQRRLQLQANTDKLTGLLNRTAFDPLFAELVQEAIRREQPLALLLLDIDFFKAINDTHGHALGDQVIQHVAGRLQRAIRRCDRVFRWGGEEFLILMPGCGAAQAIERGEALRQALRSEPIHLPANPTISCGVTTFRPGETDQELLLRADQALYRAKREGRDRVVCLDQGEAAEPVARTAASA
- the ubiE gene encoding bifunctional demethylmenaquinone methyltransferase/2-methoxy-6-polyprenyl-1,4-benzoquinol methylase UbiE, giving the protein MGSFSPGDPAAVQQLFDQIAPRYDQLNDLLSLGLHRLWKRQALAWIQPSAGQRLLDLCCGTGDLALLLAARVRPGGAVLGLDAAAEPLAIAAARGRRQPWLPLHWQQGDALATGLPAASADAAVMAYGLRNLADPGAGLLELRRLLRPGGRAAVLDFNRPGEPAASFQRLYLRQLVVPTAERFGVSEHYAYLEASLRRFPTGPEQEALAGEAGFSHARHRPLAAGLMGLLQLVA
- the hisF gene encoding imidazole glycerol phosphate synthase subunit HisF, producing the protein MVAKRIIPCLDVADGRVVKGVNFVGLRDAGDPVELACRYSAAGADELVFLDIAASHQGRGTLVELVRRTAEAVTIPFTVGGGISSVEGITALLRAGADKVSLNSSAVRDPELVARGAERFGCQCIVVAIDARAREGGGWDVYVKGGRENTGLDAVAWAERVVALGAGEILLTSMDGDGTQAGYDLALTRAVADAVDVPVIASGGAGCIDHIAAAISARADGGHAAAALLASLLHDGVLSVEQIKRDLLARGLPIRPLTTDPQG